The following proteins come from a genomic window of Melioribacteraceae bacterium 4301-Me:
- the dnaA gene encoding chromosomal replication initiator protein DnaA, with protein sequence MSELAVKLSSDKDPNTIWKEFLSIIKENVPFITYHTWFLPIKPYELDGATLKIYVPNNFFIEWIEGHHNALINNIIHQVLGPEGKLVYIVLEEKESPDTDTPITQSSDSSVNHDNKQHSTVETYLNSRYTFENFIKGEGNQLARAAAIAVAENPGETSFNPLFIYGGVGLGKTHLIHAIGNKILEKQHFKKVIYVSSDVFTVEFVESIQNNTANEFANFYKSMDVLIIDDIQFLMGKEKTQDLFYNIFNTLHQSGKQIVLSSDKPPKDLKGLNERLISRFQWGLTVDIQPPDFETRIAILKNKSESYGFILPGNILEYIAHNITTNIRELEGCLIKLLANASLSSKQIDFELVKKTVKEISTTKRVDVSIDFITRVVCEFFAVDENKVREKNRRKEVVLARQTAMYLSKNLTNSSLKTIGLHFGGRDHSTVIHACNNIETLIEKDAQLREKINSIKSKIELSIS encoded by the coding sequence ATGAGTGAACTTGCTGTAAAACTTTCTTCAGACAAAGACCCTAACACCATTTGGAAAGAGTTTTTAAGTATTATAAAAGAAAATGTACCATTTATAACTTATCATACTTGGTTCTTACCTATTAAACCTTATGAATTAGACGGAGCTACTTTAAAAATATATGTCCCTAATAATTTCTTTATAGAATGGATTGAAGGACATCACAATGCTTTAATTAATAATATCATTCATCAGGTTTTAGGACCAGAAGGCAAGCTCGTTTATATAGTTCTGGAAGAAAAAGAATCTCCAGATACAGACACACCAATTACACAGTCATCTGATTCATCTGTTAACCATGATAATAAGCAACACTCTACAGTTGAGACTTATTTAAATTCCAGGTATACATTTGAAAACTTTATTAAAGGAGAAGGAAATCAATTGGCTCGTGCCGCTGCAATTGCAGTTGCTGAAAATCCTGGTGAAACTTCTTTTAACCCACTTTTTATTTACGGCGGTGTCGGTCTTGGAAAAACACACTTAATACACGCCATTGGCAACAAAATTTTAGAAAAACAACATTTCAAGAAAGTCATATATGTATCTTCTGATGTTTTTACTGTTGAGTTCGTGGAATCAATTCAAAACAACACTGCAAATGAGTTTGCAAATTTTTATAAAAGCATGGATGTTTTAATTATAGACGACATACAATTTTTAATGGGCAAGGAAAAAACTCAAGATTTGTTTTATAATATATTTAATACGTTACATCAGTCAGGAAAACAAATTGTCTTATCTAGCGATAAACCACCAAAAGATTTAAAAGGATTGAACGAGCGACTCATTTCAAGATTCCAGTGGGGACTTACTGTAGATATACAGCCGCCTGATTTCGAGACAAGAATTGCTATATTAAAAAATAAAAGTGAATCTTACGGCTTTATTTTACCTGGCAACATTCTCGAATACATCGCACATAATATTACTACAAATATTCGTGAACTTGAAGGTTGTTTAATTAAACTTCTTGCAAATGCCTCTCTTAGCTCCAAGCAAATCGATTTTGAGCTTGTTAAAAAAACGGTAAAGGAAATTTCTACTACCAAGCGCGTTGATGTATCAATTGACTTTATCACTCGTGTTGTATGTGAATTCTTTGCAGTCGACGAAAACAAAGTAAGAGAAAAAAATAGAAGAAAGGAAGTTGTTTTAGCCCGTCAAACTGCTATGTATTTATCTAAAAACCTCACTAATTCTTCCCTAAAAACTATTGGTTTGCATTTCGGTGGTAGAGATCATTCCACAGTAATTCATGCTTGCAATAATATAGAAACCTTAATAGAAAAAGATGCTCAACTTCGCGAAAAAATAAATTCTATAAAAAGTAAAATAGAACTGAGTATTTCTTAG
- a CDS encoding NAD(P)/FAD-dependent oxidoreductase — protein MNKIDKTTFDIAIIGGGPAGSSAAFYLSKLGFDVCIFEKKEFPRETICGEFLSLEVIAFLKETELFNSFLQLKPNLINKVKVYDQNSVLGTNLYFTAYGIKRGKFDMFLLRRAADYCTKVFQPAEVKSIEINSADNYSVLFEYNKKLLKITAKEVIAAYGKRNVLDKHLNRKFVSSKSRLNGVKFHISKERLSSYNQNTISIFIADDIYCGINCVDDEMATICFLKNDLLRTISAREHVLYLCKQNKFFGELLQKVSEEELNKIKLYGAGDIHFGKKEIVQNGIFMIGDAARVIAPLIGDGIGCAVQNAKLLSEIINEKVKKNLKRNSTEEIYKHEWHKLFNKRFQTANLIQHILFNKKCRKAAIKLINKVPSFLTQIVKMTRAQVLTETFSESQRAKN, from the coding sequence ATGAATAAAATTGATAAAACTACTTTTGATATTGCAATTATAGGTGGTGGACCTGCTGGTAGCAGCGCTGCTTTTTATTTGTCAAAACTTGGCTTTGATGTTTGCATCTTTGAAAAAAAAGAATTTCCTCGAGAAACTATTTGTGGGGAGTTTCTTTCACTTGAGGTAATTGCTTTTTTAAAGGAAACTGAATTGTTTAATTCTTTCCTACAGTTAAAACCGAACTTGATAAATAAAGTTAAAGTTTATGACCAAAACTCTGTTTTGGGAACTAATCTCTATTTTACAGCTTACGGTATAAAACGAGGCAAGTTCGACATGTTTTTGCTAAGACGAGCTGCTGACTATTGTACTAAGGTATTTCAACCAGCAGAGGTAAAGTCTATTGAAATTAATTCCGCCGATAACTACTCTGTGCTTTTCGAGTATAATAAAAAATTGTTGAAAATAACAGCAAAAGAAGTAATAGCCGCTTACGGCAAGAGGAATGTTTTAGATAAACACCTCAACAGAAAATTTGTAAGTAGTAAAAGTCGGCTTAACGGAGTAAAATTTCATATAAGTAAAGAAAGACTTTCATCTTACAACCAAAATACTATTTCAATTTTTATTGCAGATGATATTTATTGTGGTATCAATTGTGTGGATGATGAGATGGCTACAATATGTTTTTTAAAAAACGATTTGCTGAGGACAATTTCTGCAAGAGAGCACGTATTATATCTTTGCAAACAGAATAAATTTTTTGGAGAATTATTGCAGAAAGTTTCAGAAGAAGAATTAAATAAAATCAAATTATATGGTGCTGGGGACATTCACTTTGGCAAAAAAGAGATTGTACAAAACGGCATTTTTATGATAGGAGATGCTGCCAGGGTAATAGCACCGTTAATAGGAGACGGAATTGGATGTGCTGTTCAAAATGCAAAGCTTTTATCAGAAATTATAAATGAGAAGGTAAAAAAGAATTTAAAAAGAAATTCGACCGAAGAGATTTACAAGCATGAATGGCATAAGCTGTTCAACAAAAGATTCCAAACGGCAAACTTAATTCAACATATTTTATTTAATAAAAAATGCAGAAAGGCTGCAATTAAATTAATTAACAAAGTTCCTTCTTTTTTAACTCAAATAGTAAAAATGACAAGAGCACAAGTATTAACTGAGACGTTTTCTGAATCTCAACGAGCTAAAAATTAG
- a CDS encoding DUF721 domain-containing protein: MFSKFKSISEVLDKEKDFEGIRKFMRNFSVVEDFPKIFPELKKIVKAVKVSRGILYIKTENSIWRSELSFKKNLMIEKINRYYNENIITSIRFL, encoded by the coding sequence ATGTTTAGTAAATTTAAGAGCATATCAGAAGTACTCGACAAAGAGAAAGATTTTGAGGGTATTAGGAAATTTATGAGAAACTTCAGTGTGGTAGAAGATTTCCCTAAAATTTTTCCTGAACTAAAAAAAATCGTTAAGGCAGTGAAAGTTTCACGTGGGATACTGTACATAAAAACAGAAAATTCAATATGGAGAAGCGAGCTGAGCTTTAAAAAAAATTTAATGATAGAAAAAATTAATAGATACTATAACGAGAATATTATCACATCAATCCGTTTTTTATAA
- a CDS encoding PIG-L deacetylase family protein, which yields MRILYIYPHPDDESFGTAHVMNKQQREGHEVFLLTLTKGGATKQRFKLNLSIEEMGEIRYKEMQKVEKVLKLSGMTVLDFPDSGLKELDPRILENAIKDEITKTKPEVIVTYAVHGISGFHDHLVTHAVVKRAFVELKERYLYLKRLAFHTLTEDAAKKSTYFHLSWSTTEEIDCVITVDNQDLDAALNALSCYETYQETISRTKIKELLGNKCVFEIFNETFHPPLEDLFTGIN from the coding sequence ATGAGAATTCTATATATCTATCCACACCCAGACGATGAATCTTTTGGCACTGCACATGTAATGAACAAACAACAAAGAGAAGGTCACGAAGTTTTTTTATTAACTCTAACTAAAGGCGGCGCTACTAAACAACGATTTAAGTTAAACCTATCAATTGAAGAAATGGGTGAAATACGCTACAAAGAGATGCAAAAGGTAGAAAAAGTCTTGAAGCTTTCGGGGATGACTGTTTTAGACTTTCCTGACAGCGGCTTAAAAGAATTGGACCCGCGCATTTTAGAAAATGCTATAAAAGATGAAATCACAAAAACAAAGCCGGAAGTTATTGTAACCTATGCAGTACATGGCATAAGTGGTTTTCATGACCACCTTGTAACTCACGCTGTGGTCAAAAGAGCATTCGTCGAATTGAAAGAGAGATACCTGTATTTAAAGCGACTTGCTTTTCACACATTAACTGAGGATGCTGCTAAAAAATCAACTTACTTTCATTTAAGTTGGTCAACTACCGAAGAAATCGATTGTGTAATTACAGTTGACAACCAAGACTTAGATGCAGCATTAAATGCACTTTCATGCTACGAAACATATCAAGAAACAATCTCTCGTACCAAAATTAAAGAGTTATTAGGAAATAAATGTGTGTTTGAGATATTTAACGAGACTTTTCATCCACCTTTAGAGGATTTATTTACAGGAATTAATTAA
- a CDS encoding DNA replication/repair protein RecF produces MVLKQIDLTNFRQHRKTSLEFSEKLNYFVGGNGQGKTSILEAIYYLCTTKNLNQASESDVVTFGENNFEISGKFIEHTKDIVTISYDKLRSKKTYYLNNKLIGSATSIFGKFPIVVLTQADHALTLGSPSDRRRFVDMVISQASQTYLKILIDYNKTLRQRANVLLQIRDAKKNNLIEQLDVWTESLINLGTQIIEHRKSFEKEFNQYLKKSYNFLLKETELPVIVYQTFVKNDADIKENFKQLLKVERDNEIKRAINLVGPHRDEFVFKVNNLELKRFGSQGQHKTFQIALRFGEFFYLKEKLSKTPIFIMDDVFGELDAYRASKISDYITQIGQAFITMTDLTNMNSLSKENTTIFNVEQGKVTYV; encoded by the coding sequence ATGGTTCTTAAACAAATTGATTTAACTAACTTTAGGCAGCATAGAAAAACAAGTTTAGAATTCTCCGAAAAGCTAAATTACTTTGTAGGCGGAAATGGGCAAGGAAAAACTTCAATTTTAGAGGCAATCTATTATTTGTGCACCACAAAAAACTTAAACCAAGCATCGGAATCTGATGTTGTAACTTTTGGTGAAAACAATTTTGAAATATCTGGAAAATTTATAGAGCATACCAAAGATATTGTTACCATTTCTTACGATAAATTACGCAGTAAAAAAACTTACTATTTGAACAACAAGTTGATTGGTAGTGCTACATCAATATTTGGTAAATTTCCAATTGTAGTTCTAACACAAGCAGACCATGCTTTAACTTTGGGAAGCCCATCTGATAGAAGAAGATTTGTTGATATGGTTATTTCGCAAGCAAGTCAAACATACTTAAAAATATTGATAGACTACAACAAGACATTGCGGCAAAGGGCTAACGTGTTATTGCAAATTAGAGATGCAAAAAAAAATAATTTAATTGAACAATTAGATGTGTGGACAGAATCTTTGATAAACTTGGGTACACAAATAATTGAACATAGAAAAAGTTTCGAGAAGGAGTTTAATCAATATCTTAAAAAATCTTATAATTTCTTGCTAAAAGAAACAGAATTACCAGTAATAGTTTATCAGACTTTTGTTAAAAATGATGCCGACATTAAAGAGAATTTTAAACAGCTTCTTAAAGTAGAAAGAGATAATGAAATTAAAAGAGCAATTAATTTGGTAGGTCCTCATAGAGATGAGTTTGTATTTAAAGTAAACAATTTGGAACTAAAAAGATTTGGTTCGCAGGGACAGCATAAGACCTTTCAAATAGCTTTAAGATTCGGAGAGTTTTTTTACTTAAAAGAGAAATTATCGAAAACCCCTATTTTTATAATGGATGATGTCTTCGGTGAATTGGATGCATACAGAGCCAGCAAAATCAGTGATTACATAACCCAAATCGGCCAAGCGTTTATAACTATGACAGATTTAACAAACATGAACAGTCTTTCTAAAGAAAACACAACTATATTTAATGTAGAACAAGGAAAAGTTACTTATGTTTAG
- a CDS encoding asparaginase: MNKILIVFTGGTFSMKIDEETKAAVPHFHGKELLDMIPEINQYAKISMYEFGNYPGPHMTPELMLKLSKKIKKFVKRKDIDGIIITHGTDTLEETAYFLDLTVNTTKPIVVIGAMKTSTEPDWDGPRNLIDAIHVCNNPNSRKMGVLVCLNGEINAASEVTKTHTEDIETFHSLDFGALGFVDRGKVFFNRAPRKLETISTDKIVSNVDLIKVYAGMNEKFFKFSADSGTKGIVVEAMGVGNVPPKAFDGIKYAISKNIPIVLVSRCPAGETLDIYGYPGAGKWLKQIGVIFADYLNGQKARIKLMICLGKTKDMKRIRKFFEG; the protein is encoded by the coding sequence ATGAATAAGATATTAATTGTTTTTACTGGAGGCACTTTTTCAATGAAAATTGATGAAGAAACAAAAGCAGCGGTTCCCCATTTTCATGGTAAAGAATTATTGGACATGATACCAGAAATTAACCAATATGCAAAAATTTCAATGTACGAATTTGGAAATTATCCAGGCCCACACATGACCCCTGAATTAATGTTAAAGCTTTCTAAAAAAATAAAAAAGTTTGTTAAACGAAAAGATATTGACGGTATAATAATAACTCATGGTACAGATACATTAGAAGAAACGGCGTATTTTTTAGATTTAACTGTAAATACAACTAAACCTATTGTGGTTATAGGAGCAATGAAGACAAGTACAGAACCGGATTGGGATGGACCAAGAAATCTGATAGATGCAATTCATGTATGCAATAATCCAAATAGTAGAAAAATGGGCGTTTTGGTTTGCTTGAATGGGGAAATTAATGCAGCAAGCGAGGTTACTAAAACGCATACAGAGGATATTGAAACGTTTCATAGTTTGGACTTTGGGGCTTTGGGTTTTGTTGACAGAGGAAAAGTGTTTTTTAACAGAGCGCCTAGAAAACTAGAAACAATATCAACAGACAAAATTGTTTCAAATGTGGATTTAATTAAAGTTTACGCTGGGATGAATGAAAAATTTTTTAAATTCTCTGCCGATAGCGGGACTAAAGGAATTGTAGTTGAAGCTATGGGCGTCGGCAATGTTCCACCTAAAGCTTTTGATGGAATTAAATATGCAATAAGCAAAAACATTCCAATCGTGTTGGTTTCAAGATGTCCAGCAGGTGAAACATTAGATATATATGGCTACCCAGGCGCCGGAAAGTGGTTAAAACAAATAGGCGTGATTTTTGCAGATTACCTTAATGGGCAAAAAGCGAGAATAAAGTTGATGATTTGTTTAGGCAAAACGAAAGATATGAAACGCATAAGAAAATTTTTTGAAGGGTAA
- a CDS encoding methyltransferase domain-containing protein: MLLKRSREKELMDNFGIEDERIDLALKEIAKVNKLLGGISVSRSALKILLKNHKKEVNLLDVGAGGCDIFLNGHYSTHIKLTTVDANLRSCRYLLSKTKSISIVCGDAKALPFKKKSFDVIHASLFLHHFADEEIIMLLKSFLELAKLGVIINDLHRSIFAYWGIKIISFLFSKSELFKNDAPLSVKRGFTKNELKTILNKIGKKYIINWRWAFRWRVVVEV, from the coding sequence GTGTTGCTAAAACGTAGTAGAGAAAAAGAACTAATGGATAATTTTGGTATCGAAGATGAAAGAATAGATTTGGCATTAAAAGAGATTGCAAAGGTAAATAAGTTATTAGGAGGCATTTCTGTAAGCCGCAGCGCTTTGAAAATTCTACTAAAGAATCACAAGAAGGAAGTTAATCTTTTAGATGTGGGCGCTGGGGGGTGTGATATTTTTTTAAATGGGCATTACTCTACACATATTAAGCTTACAACAGTTGATGCTAATTTGAGATCATGCCGATATTTATTATCTAAAACTAAAAGTATCTCCATAGTTTGTGGAGATGCAAAAGCACTTCCTTTTAAAAAAAAGAGCTTCGATGTAATTCATGCTTCGTTGTTTCTTCATCATTTTGCTGATGAAGAAATTATTATGCTTCTTAAATCTTTTTTGGAGCTGGCAAAATTAGGGGTTATTATAAACGATTTGCATCGGTCCATTTTTGCTTATTGGGGAATAAAGATTATTTCTTTTCTTTTTTCCAAAAGTGAACTATTTAAAAATGATGCACCCCTCTCCGTTAAACGCGGCTTTACGAAAAATGAGCTCAAAACTATTTTGAACAAGATTGGTAAAAAATATATAATTAATTGGAGATGGGCTTTTCGATGGAGAGTTGTTGTTGAAGTATGA
- the dnaN gene encoding DNA polymerase III subunit beta, producing the protein MEFKVNSKELEKLLNRIFPAVPSRTPMPILENFLFEIKDGLLTIYATDLEISLKSSLNVVADEDFKMVVPARLLFDFVKSLKETTIHFKTIGNGKLNLTTDIGKYSISYLDAGEFPEIPTISNAEAGELNEITINGDELKEAFERSAFAISKEEIRPAMMGVLFEFGEEGLRFVTTDGHRLVNLLKKNIKLDSFQQYIVPERAVSVLTKILDQKDVNIYFTKTHAAFKLTDIELITRLIGYKYPDYMSVIPLENEFLLKVKTKELHESIRRMMLFTTSNLRKVKLTINKEVIDVSAEDVDLGASGEEKVTCDYKGEPIEIGFNSAYLSDILTHLGSEEEIRFKLHSPTKAVIIEPVEKKENQELMMLLMPVRLNN; encoded by the coding sequence ATGGAATTTAAAGTTAACAGTAAGGAGCTTGAAAAACTTTTAAATCGAATATTTCCTGCTGTGCCGAGCAGAACGCCCATGCCTATTTTGGAGAACTTTCTTTTCGAAATTAAAGACGGATTGTTAACTATATATGCTACAGACTTAGAAATATCTCTTAAATCATCATTAAATGTAGTTGCAGATGAAGATTTTAAAATGGTAGTTCCGGCACGTCTTTTATTTGATTTTGTGAAATCTTTAAAGGAAACTACTATTCATTTTAAAACTATAGGTAATGGAAAATTAAATTTAACTACCGATATAGGAAAGTATTCTATAAGTTATTTAGATGCAGGGGAATTTCCTGAAATACCGACTATTTCTAATGCAGAAGCAGGAGAATTAAATGAAATAACAATTAATGGTGATGAATTAAAAGAAGCTTTTGAACGTTCTGCTTTTGCAATCAGTAAAGAAGAAATTAGACCAGCAATGATGGGTGTTCTTTTTGAATTTGGTGAAGAAGGATTAAGATTTGTAACAACAGATGGTCACAGGTTGGTTAATTTACTTAAGAAAAACATAAAATTAGATTCATTTCAACAATATATTGTTCCGGAACGTGCGGTATCTGTTTTAACTAAGATTTTAGATCAAAAGGATGTTAATATTTACTTTACTAAAACACATGCAGCCTTTAAGTTAACTGATATAGAACTGATAACACGATTAATTGGGTACAAATACCCGGACTATATGAGTGTAATCCCATTAGAAAATGAATTTTTACTTAAAGTAAAAACAAAAGAACTGCATGAATCTATAAGAAGAATGATGTTATTTACCACGTCAAACTTAAGAAAAGTGAAACTTACAATTAACAAGGAAGTGATTGATGTATCTGCAGAGGATGTTGACTTAGGCGCTTCCGGCGAAGAGAAAGTTACTTGTGATTACAAAGGTGAACCAATAGAAATAGGATTTAACTCGGCTTATTTAAGTGACATACTCACACATCTTGGTAGTGAGGAAGAAATTAGATTTAAATTACATTCACCTACAAAAGCGGTTATAATAGAACCGGTCGAAAAAAAAGAAAATCAAGAACTTATGATGCTTTTAATGCCGGTTCGCTTAAATAACTAA
- a CDS encoding sodium:proton antiporter, which produces MENIGVSIPLISVVPFILMLLSIALFPLFMNHFWEKNKNKLIIALLLSVPVIIFMLANNLSHELFKTLVFDYVPFIILLGSLFTITGGIYLTGDIEAKPAINTAFLAIGAVLASFMGTTGAAMLLIRPVIQTNKERQFKEHTILFFIGIVANCGGLLTPLGDPPLFMMYLRGAPFTWFFSLSVEWLVTNGLLLLIYFFVDSYYYKKEPLSAKIRDIEYVKPIKIHGKLNFLWLIGVVLAVAFLNEHYLPFIKQNEFYRFIREGVIFIMGGLSILFTTKLVRESNNFTWEPIKEVAYLFLGIFITMVPCLLYLETNAHHLGVNTPQQFYYYTGLLSSFLDNTPTAVTFHSLALGLGETSGKIVAEISENLLRAISIGAVFFGSMTYIGNGPNFMVKAVAEENNIKMPSFFSYIFKFSLIILLPIFVIVQLLFI; this is translated from the coding sequence ATGGAAAATATTGGCGTGTCAATTCCTTTAATTTCTGTCGTTCCCTTCATTCTAATGCTATTGTCAATTGCCTTATTTCCTCTATTCATGAATCATTTTTGGGAAAAGAACAAGAACAAATTAATCATTGCTCTATTGCTAAGCGTGCCTGTAATTATTTTTATGCTTGCTAATAATCTTAGTCACGAATTGTTTAAGACTCTCGTATTTGATTACGTACCATTTATAATTTTACTAGGGTCTCTTTTTACAATTACAGGTGGAATATATCTTACAGGTGATATAGAGGCGAAACCCGCAATTAATACTGCTTTTTTAGCTATCGGCGCAGTACTTGCTTCTTTTATGGGAACAACTGGCGCAGCAATGTTATTGATTCGTCCCGTAATTCAAACAAACAAAGAAAGACAATTTAAAGAACACACCATACTTTTTTTTATAGGAATAGTAGCGAACTGCGGAGGTCTACTTACTCCTCTTGGTGACCCACCCCTCTTTATGATGTATTTACGTGGTGCTCCATTTACTTGGTTTTTTAGCCTTTCTGTCGAATGGTTAGTAACTAATGGTTTACTTCTCTTAATTTATTTTTTCGTTGATAGTTATTATTATAAAAAAGAACCCCTCTCTGCTAAAATAAGAGACATTGAGTATGTAAAACCCATAAAAATTCACGGCAAACTGAACTTCCTTTGGCTTATTGGCGTTGTTTTAGCAGTTGCCTTTTTGAATGAACATTACCTGCCATTTATCAAACAAAATGAATTTTACAGATTTATACGCGAGGGGGTTATCTTTATAATGGGCGGGTTATCAATTTTATTTACCACCAAGTTAGTTAGAGAATCAAACAATTTTACTTGGGAACCAATAAAAGAAGTAGCATACTTATTTTTAGGAATTTTTATAACAATGGTTCCTTGTTTGTTATATCTTGAAACGAATGCTCATCATTTAGGTGTTAATACACCCCAACAGTTTTATTACTACACAGGACTGCTGAGCAGCTTTTTAGACAACACACCGACTGCCGTTACTTTTCACTCATTAGCGTTAGGATTAGGAGAAACCTCTGGTAAAATAGTAGCAGAAATAAGTGAAAATCTGCTTCGTGCAATTTCTATTGGTGCAGTATTTTTCGGAAGCATGACATATATTGGAAACGGTCCAAACTTCATGGTAAAAGCCGTTGCAGAAGAAAACAACATTAAAATGCCAAGCTTTTTTAGTTATATCTTTAAGTTCTCTTTGATTATTTTACTGCCAATTTTTGTGATAGTTCAGTTGCTCTTTATTTGA
- a CDS encoding type III polyketide synthase: MLIDIETALPPFRVSQKFAAEKLKIVMGNNPVVSRMIDAISVNSGIEYRYTVVANADNSLRDKFYFDNDKYLMQDTKARMHEYEFWSKTLSIKAVDSIISKNKIDVNNIGKIVTVSCTGFFAPGIDCEIIKHFSLPTNIKRTNIGFMGCAAAITGFNSVFDTIKCKPSESVLMIAVELCSLHLQNTPTKDNLLASMLFADGCAAAFFSNNKVDNKTAVKIIKTHTMLFDSTAEYMGWKIGNYGFEMILSNELPKLIFEYACPSLCEFLKENNIDLKSIKHWALHPGGRAIIDSLQKGLNLTDEQTEPSRKILRDYGNMSSPSILFVLKELLNKIKKDELCCAVAFGPGLTMEVALMKGV; encoded by the coding sequence ATGTTAATAGATATAGAAACGGCACTGCCTCCCTTTAGAGTTAGCCAAAAATTTGCTGCTGAGAAGCTGAAAATAGTTATGGGTAATAATCCTGTGGTTAGTAGAATGATAGATGCCATTTCGGTTAACTCAGGCATTGAATATAGATATACTGTAGTTGCAAATGCTGATAATTCCTTAAGAGATAAATTTTACTTTGATAATGACAAATATTTAATGCAGGATACGAAAGCAAGAATGCATGAATATGAATTTTGGTCAAAAACCCTTTCAATTAAAGCAGTTGATAGTATTATCTCGAAAAATAAAATTGATGTAAATAACATAGGAAAAATAGTCACAGTTTCTTGCACAGGTTTTTTTGCCCCAGGAATAGATTGCGAAATAATCAAACATTTTTCTTTGCCTACAAACATTAAAAGGACTAATATAGGTTTTATGGGTTGTGCGGCTGCAATAACCGGGTTTAACAGTGTATTTGATACAATTAAATGTAAACCAAGCGAGAGTGTTTTAATGATTGCTGTAGAGCTTTGTAGTTTACATCTACAGAATACCCCTACAAAAGATAATTTATTGGCAAGTATGTTGTTTGCTGATGGTTGTGCCGCTGCGTTTTTTTCTAATAATAAAGTTGACAATAAAACAGCAGTTAAAATTATAAAAACGCACACAATGTTGTTCGATAGCACAGCAGAGTATATGGGCTGGAAAATTGGTAACTATGGTTTTGAAATGATACTTTCTAACGAACTCCCCAAGCTAATATTTGAGTATGCATGTCCCTCTTTATGTGAGTTTTTAAAAGAAAATAATATCGATTTGAAATCAATAAAACATTGGGCATTACATCCGGGCGGCAGAGCAATTATTGATTCTTTGCAGAAGGGACTTAATTTAACAGATGAACAAACAGAACCTTCAAGAAAAATTTTAAGGGATTACGGTAATATGTCTTCGCCATCAATTCTTTTTGTATTAAAGGAACTGCTAAATAAGATTAAAAAAGATGAGCTTTGTTGTGCAGTAGCTTTCGGACCCGGCTTAACAATGGAAGTTGCATTAATGAAAGGAGTATAG